The following are encoded in a window of Sphaerisporangium siamense genomic DNA:
- a CDS encoding serine/threonine protein kinase: MGAWRVPGYTEIRDLGAGGSGRVVMARHEADGTTVAIKYLSGDLISDPGFLIRFRHEARLLELLDSPHAARFYEYVETDGGAAIVMELVNGVSLRAMLRSEGPTGAEAALVLLKGSLLGLGAAHANGLVHRDFKPENVVIDGAGHSKLVDFGIAVRVGDGVSGAGTPPYMAPEQWAGAPAGPSTDVYAATVVFFECLTGTRPFQSQNALVLARQHQTMPPPIEQVPASLRGLVERGMAKHPADRPASAAEFLAELEAVAVEAYGQDWEERGRRRLAALAGLLVLLFPLGEAAPQAGAALAESDLGARRGLKKLSVKIAIGALGLAVVSAVTAVLVGSLGDTSLQAQTSVLTPTPAPAETVTTDGSPEPAIDDSPTEVPSEEPTQEPSEEASAQPTTPRQTAAAPTGAPSPTAKAPSPSKKPDKPGPPASPTGKPKPKPSATEDEPQDPKVSTKPTPRPKPTPTPTPTSAPPSPQPTRTPTTPSPTPTPTRSGGDGEGTGETPSDGGETPRGGESGEGTEPTGPADPPPGRGDDVPAGLLAVGLVTTGAVPATLFVRKRMAGRHRRRR, from the coding sequence ATGGGGGCCTGGCGAGTCCCCGGATACACCGAGATCCGAGATCTCGGCGCGGGGGGCTCGGGACGTGTCGTGATGGCACGCCACGAGGCCGACGGAACGACGGTCGCGATCAAATACCTGTCCGGCGACCTCATCTCCGACCCCGGTTTCCTGATCAGGTTCCGGCATGAGGCGCGGCTGCTGGAGCTGCTGGACAGCCCGCACGCCGCGAGGTTCTACGAGTACGTCGAGACCGACGGCGGCGCGGCCATCGTCATGGAACTGGTCAACGGCGTCTCCCTGCGCGCGATGCTGCGCTCGGAGGGGCCGACCGGCGCCGAGGCGGCGCTCGTCCTGCTCAAGGGGTCGCTGCTCGGCCTCGGCGCCGCGCACGCCAACGGGCTGGTCCACCGCGACTTCAAGCCCGAGAACGTCGTCATCGACGGCGCCGGGCACAGCAAGCTCGTCGACTTCGGCATCGCGGTGCGCGTCGGCGACGGCGTGAGCGGCGCGGGCACCCCGCCGTACATGGCGCCCGAACAGTGGGCGGGCGCCCCGGCGGGGCCGAGCACGGACGTCTACGCGGCGACCGTGGTCTTCTTCGAGTGCCTCACCGGCACCCGGCCGTTCCAGTCGCAGAACGCGCTGGTGCTGGCCCGCCAGCACCAGACGATGCCGCCGCCGATCGAGCAGGTTCCCGCGTCGCTGCGCGGCCTGGTGGAGCGGGGCATGGCCAAGCACCCCGCCGACCGGCCCGCCTCGGCCGCCGAGTTCCTCGCCGAACTGGAGGCCGTGGCCGTCGAGGCGTACGGCCAGGACTGGGAGGAGCGCGGGCGCCGCCGCCTCGCCGCCCTCGCCGGCCTGCTCGTGCTGCTGTTCCCGCTCGGCGAGGCGGCGCCGCAGGCCGGGGCCGCGCTGGCCGAGTCCGACCTCGGCGCCCGGCGCGGCCTGAAGAAGCTCAGCGTCAAGATCGCGATCGGCGCGCTCGGCCTGGCGGTCGTGTCCGCCGTCACCGCGGTGCTGGTCGGCTCGCTCGGCGACACCTCCCTGCAGGCGCAGACCTCGGTGCTCACGCCGACGCCCGCGCCCGCCGAGACCGTCACGACCGACGGCAGCCCCGAGCCCGCCATCGACGACTCCCCCACCGAGGTCCCCTCGGAGGAGCCCACGCAGGAGCCGTCCGAGGAGGCCAGCGCGCAGCCGACCACGCCGCGGCAGACGGCCGCCGCCCCCACCGGGGCTCCGTCTCCCACCGCGAAGGCGCCCTCGCCCAGCAAGAAGCCGGACAAGCCGGGGCCCCCCGCCTCGCCGACCGGCAAGCCCAAGCCGAAGCCGTCGGCGACCGAGGACGAGCCGCAGGACCCCAAGGTGAGCACCAAGCCCACCCCGAGGCCCAAGCCGACCCCGACGCCCACCCCGACGTCGGCTCCCCCGTCGCCGCAGCCCACCCGCACCCCCACCACGCCGTCCCCCACGCCCACCCCCACCAGGTCGGGCGGCGACGGCGAGGGGACGGGCGAGACCCCGAGCGACGGCGGCGAGACGCCGCGGGGCGGCGAGTCCGGCGAGGGCACCGAGCCCACCGGCCCGGCGGACCCCCCGCCGGGCCGCGGTGACGACGTGCCGGCCGGTCTTCTCGCCGTCGGGCTGGTGACGACGGGCGCCGTTCCCGCCACACTGTTCGTGAGGAAGCGGATGGCGGGACGGCACCGGAGGCGGCGGTAG
- a CDS encoding pyridoxamine 5'-phosphate oxidase family protein has product MLSTTARTTLNRSKARGRTDRSELYAVLDAGLICHLGVVVDGSPRVIPTGYGRIGDTLYLHGSTGAASLRTAAEPGEVCVTVTHVDGLVLARSVFHHSVNYRSAMIFGAARAVEDEDERLAALRAITEQLAPGQWDAVRGPSRKDLAATAVLAVALAEASVKTRQGPPGDEEEDYALPVWAGVLPLRTTWGEPVPDPALRAGIPVPPHISDRPDPGGAG; this is encoded by the coding sequence ATGCTTTCCACGACCGCTCGCACGACGCTCAACAGGTCCAAGGCCCGTGGCCGCACCGACCGCTCCGAGCTGTACGCCGTCCTCGACGCCGGGCTGATCTGCCACCTCGGAGTCGTGGTGGACGGCTCCCCCCGCGTGATCCCGACCGGGTACGGCAGGATCGGCGACACCCTCTACCTGCACGGGTCCACCGGCGCCGCCTCGCTGCGCACGGCCGCCGAGCCGGGCGAGGTCTGCGTCACGGTGACGCACGTGGACGGCCTCGTGCTGGCCCGCTCGGTCTTCCACCACTCGGTGAACTACCGCTCGGCGATGATCTTCGGTGCGGCGCGCGCGGTCGAGGACGAGGACGAGCGGCTGGCGGCGCTGCGGGCGATCACCGAGCAGCTCGCGCCCGGCCAGTGGGACGCGGTGCGCGGGCCGTCGCGCAAGGACCTCGCCGCCACGGCGGTGCTCGCCGTGGCGCTGGCCGAGGCGTCGGTGAAGACGCGGCAGGGGCCGCCTGGGGACGAGGAGGAGGACTACGCGCTGCCCGTGTGGGCGGGGGTGCTGCCGCTGCGGACCACCTGGGGCGAGCCCGTGCCGGATCCGGCTCTGCGGGCGGGGATTCCGGTGCCTCCGCACATCTCCGACCGCCCCGATCCCGGCGGCGCGGGGTGA
- the pdxR gene encoding MocR-like pyridoxine biosynthesis transcription factor PdxR encodes MRGPIDLPLALDRAAPVPLAVQLTGQLREGVRAGMLRSGERLPSSRALAQLLGVSRTVVTEAFQQLYAEGWLEGRHGSGTYVAHLTGRPGGDAAPAARREAPAEPDPWGDADSPPAGVIDLRPGRPWVLGYDEGAWRRAWRLAALRPPAAYIDPYGHPRLRALLAGHLRRARAIPVGPENVMVTRGTGNGLDLVAAALLRPGDGAGVEEPGYRTARHVLAARGGRVTPCPVDEQGVIVDGLPDDLRVLYTTPAHQYPLGGRLPIARRERLLAWARRTGATVLEDDYDGEFRYDVAPLPALYGLDPERVVLLGTLSKSLTPDVGIGWLVAAPELLRKIAAIRRVLGDRAPGPVQEAVSVLLERGDLDRHLRRMRLEYARRRAAIVEILGSRARGDSAGLHVFVGLPAGTVGPLVAEAAARGVLLDTAERHHHGPVAAHGLVIGYGSASLAEVRKACEIIRDLIGENAR; translated from the coding sequence GTGCGCGGGCCCATCGACCTCCCCCTCGCCCTGGACCGCGCGGCGCCGGTGCCGCTCGCCGTGCAACTCACCGGGCAGCTCCGCGAGGGCGTGCGCGCCGGCATGCTCCGCTCCGGCGAGCGGCTGCCCTCCAGCCGGGCCCTGGCGCAACTGCTCGGCGTCAGCCGCACGGTCGTCACCGAGGCGTTCCAGCAGCTCTACGCCGAGGGGTGGCTGGAGGGCCGCCACGGCTCCGGCACCTACGTCGCGCACCTGACCGGCCGCCCGGGAGGGGACGCGGCGCCCGCCGCCCGCCGGGAGGCGCCGGCCGAGCCCGACCCGTGGGGCGACGCCGACTCGCCGCCCGCCGGGGTGATCGACCTGCGGCCGGGACGGCCGTGGGTGCTCGGGTACGACGAGGGCGCCTGGCGGCGTGCCTGGCGCCTGGCCGCGCTGCGCCCGCCCGCCGCCTACATCGACCCGTACGGCCATCCCCGCCTGCGCGCCCTGCTGGCCGGTCACCTGCGCAGGGCCAGGGCCATCCCCGTCGGGCCCGAGAACGTGATGGTCACCCGCGGCACCGGCAACGGGCTCGACCTGGTGGCCGCCGCCCTGCTGCGGCCGGGCGACGGCGCGGGCGTGGAGGAGCCGGGCTACCGCACCGCCCGCCACGTGCTGGCCGCGCGCGGCGGCCGGGTCACGCCGTGCCCGGTGGACGAGCAGGGCGTGATCGTGGACGGGCTCCCCGACGACCTGCGCGTCCTCTACACCACCCCCGCCCACCAGTACCCGCTCGGCGGCAGGCTGCCGATCGCCCGCAGGGAACGGCTGCTCGCCTGGGCCCGGCGCACCGGCGCCACCGTGCTGGAGGACGACTACGACGGCGAGTTCCGCTACGACGTGGCGCCGCTGCCCGCGCTGTACGGGCTCGACCCCGAGCGGGTCGTGCTGCTCGGCACGCTGTCGAAGTCGCTGACGCCGGACGTCGGCATCGGCTGGCTGGTCGCCGCGCCCGAGCTGCTGCGGAAGATCGCCGCGATCCGGCGCGTGCTCGGCGACCGCGCCCCCGGGCCGGTGCAGGAGGCGGTCTCGGTCCTGCTGGAGCGCGGCGACCTGGACCGGCACCTGCGGCGCATGCGGCTGGAGTACGCGCGCCGCCGCGCCGCCATCGTGGAGATCCTCGGCTCCCGCGCGCGGGGCGACTCGGCCGGGCTGCACGTCTTCGTCGGCCTGCCCGCGGGGACGGTCGGCCCGCTGGTCGCCGAGGCCGCCGCGCGCGGCGTGCTCCTCGACACGGCCGAACGCCACCACCACGGCCCGGTGGCCGCCCACGGCCTGGTGATCGGCTACGGCTCGGCGTCCCTCGCCGAGGTCAGGAAGGCGTGCGAGATCATCCGCGACCTGATCGGCGAGAACGCCCGCTGA
- a CDS encoding DegT/DnrJ/EryC1/StrS family aminotransferase, with protein sequence MRYLSALTVEAVADRGGAMEEGAVSPEKIITARTGRESVYLPSNRLGLYLALRHWCTPGQRLLMSPISADEILFLVLAAGLIPVIAPISVLDGNIDAVRALLGTVDAVLTTNLYGLPDDLRAMAGMVVIEDVAHAAETSVDGRPLGTFGVAGVFSLSKHAGAGSGGVLVVDGAADRRALERGRDLLLQPGALRKDVFSVATSAARHLALRMDMARPAMRAARALGLHEPREGYRIALRPGALGDALARSRDGGASLAPLDPWVRADLHDYRRTRGGLARWYQGRRLARLPRERDRRLAGVARLAELPTVADGVRAHAGQPLFRVPLLVSDRDLAIAALERRGVPTGYLYDPPYDIYAEAFVEPSPEPEVALWWARHVLPVDPLYAARALPVVESLRPAPPPPGDHLMPRAA encoded by the coding sequence ATGCGCTACCTTTCTGCTCTGACCGTCGAGGCGGTGGCGGACCGCGGCGGTGCGATGGAAGAGGGAGCGGTGAGCCCCGAGAAGATCATCACGGCGCGCACGGGCCGTGAAAGCGTGTACCTCCCCTCCAACCGGCTCGGGCTGTACCTCGCCCTGCGCCACTGGTGCACCCCGGGGCAGCGCCTGCTCATGTCGCCCATCTCGGCGGACGAGATCCTGTTCCTCGTGCTGGCCGCCGGGCTGATCCCGGTGATCGCCCCCATCTCCGTCCTGGACGGCAACATCGACGCCGTCCGCGCGCTGCTCGGCACGGTGGACGCGGTGCTCACCACGAACCTGTACGGCCTGCCGGACGATCTGCGCGCCATGGCGGGCATGGTGGTGATCGAGGACGTCGCGCACGCCGCCGAGACCTCCGTCGACGGCCGCCCGCTCGGCACGTTCGGCGTGGCGGGGGTGTTCAGCCTGTCCAAGCACGCCGGGGCCGGGTCGGGGGGCGTGCTGGTGGTGGACGGCGCCGCCGACCGGCGCGCGCTGGAGCGCGGGCGCGACCTGCTGCTGCAGCCGGGCGCCCTGCGCAAGGACGTCTTCTCCGTCGCCACCTCGGCGGCCCGCCACCTCGCCCTGCGGATGGACATGGCCCGGCCGGCGATGCGGGCCGCCCGCGCGTTAGGGCTGCACGAGCCCCGCGAGGGGTACCGCATCGCCCTGCGGCCGGGCGCGCTGGGCGACGCCCTCGCCCGCAGCCGGGACGGCGGCGCGAGCCTGGCCCCGCTGGACCCGTGGGTGCGCGCCGACCTGCACGACTACCGCCGCACCCGGGGCGGCCTCGCCCGCTGGTACCAGGGCCGCCGCCTCGCCCGCCTGCCGCGCGAGCGCGACCGCAGGCTGGCCGGGGTCGCCCGGCTGGCCGAGCTGCCCACCGTGGCGGACGGCGTGCGCGCCCACGCCGGCCAGCCCCTGTTCCGGGTGCCGCTGCTGGTGTCGGACCGCGACTTGGCGATCGCCGCGCTGGAGCGGCGCGGCGTCCCCACCGGCTACCTGTACGACCCGCCGTACGACATCTACGCCGAGGCGTTCGTCGAGCCGTCGCCCGAGCCGGAGGTCGCGCTGTGGTGGGCGCGGCACGTCCTTCCCGTGGACCCGCTGTACGCGGCGCGGGCGTTGCCGGTCGTGGAGTCGCTGCGCCCGGCCCCGCCCCCGCCGGGCGACCACCTCATGCCCCGGGCCGCCTGA
- a CDS encoding GNAT family N-acetyltransferase, whose amino-acid sequence MRISVVHPRELGPSETARWRALQAADPSFDSPFLSPEFTMETGRVREQARVAVLADGGDIVGFFPFERHPLGIGRPVAAGLTDAQGMVHAKDIELSVPELMKACGLGVFEFDHLLAGQPLVPERHSRHPSPVIDLSDGYEAYVETLKKVSGKTYKSTAYKSRKLGRDFGELRHDFGIRDHAVLRTLTDWKTDQYRRTGRADRFSRPWITRLVENLLDVDTEHFAGALDMIYVGDRPVAGHFGLRTKTTLAGWFPAYDPAFAKYSPGLIHHLAMAERAAEAGIRLIDMGRGEKEYKEKLKTGELWVTEGRIARATPAAGVHWLVRVPVRKARGTVLANSVLRETADLALKTYGRIRTSLAS is encoded by the coding sequence ATGCGCATCTCCGTCGTTCATCCCCGCGAGCTCGGGCCGTCCGAGACGGCACGGTGGCGTGCTCTCCAGGCCGCCGACCCGTCGTTCGACAGCCCGTTCCTGTCTCCGGAGTTCACGATGGAGACGGGCCGGGTGCGCGAGCAGGCACGCGTGGCCGTGCTGGCCGACGGCGGCGACATCGTGGGCTTCTTCCCGTTCGAACGTCACCCGCTCGGCATCGGCAGGCCGGTGGCGGCGGGGCTCACCGACGCGCAGGGCATGGTGCACGCCAAGGACATCGAGCTCTCCGTGCCCGAGCTGATGAAGGCGTGCGGGCTCGGGGTCTTCGAGTTCGACCACCTGCTGGCCGGGCAGCCGCTGGTCCCCGAACGGCACTCGCGCCACCCCTCCCCCGTGATCGATCTGTCGGACGGGTACGAGGCGTACGTCGAGACGCTGAAGAAGGTCTCGGGCAAGACCTACAAGAGCACCGCGTACAAGAGCCGCAAGCTCGGGCGCGACTTCGGCGAGCTGCGCCACGACTTCGGGATCCGCGACCACGCCGTCCTGCGCACGCTCACCGACTGGAAGACCGACCAGTACCGCAGGACCGGCCGCGCCGACCGGTTCTCCCGGCCGTGGATCACCCGCCTGGTCGAGAACCTGCTGGACGTCGACACCGAGCACTTCGCCGGCGCGCTCGACATGATCTACGTCGGCGACCGGCCGGTCGCGGGCCACTTCGGGCTGCGCACCAAGACCACGCTCGCCGGGTGGTTCCCCGCCTACGACCCGGCCTTCGCCAAGTACTCCCCCGGCCTGATCCACCACCTGGCGATGGCCGAGCGCGCGGCCGAGGCCGGCATCCGCCTGATCGACATGGGCCGCGGTGAGAAGGAGTACAAGGAGAAGCTGAAGACCGGCGAGCTCTGGGTGACCGAGGGCAGGATCGCCCGGGCGACGCCGGCCGCGGGGGTCCACTGGCTCGTGCGCGTCCCCGTGCGCAAGGCCCGTGGAACGGTCCTCGCCAACTCGGTGCTTCGCGAGACCGCCGACCTGGCGCTCAAGACCTACGGGCGCATCCGCACCTCCCTGGCGTCCTGA
- a CDS encoding GH39 family glycosyl hydrolase, protein MLENSGRHARRRYIPRGPAAIGAGLIALALVAGLLAVAARRGPERSEGVAATIVATPQPPPTLEPPPVVESWPRWGVTHTQYSADNETDEVRSRAADLFSRVPVLQNQHIMGWGAGNPEPSPGKYDFRDLDRRVKLMAATKAQPVLTLCCAPDWMKGGAEGRTNWGKIEVAPQREHFDDFAALAATVAKRYPTVTHYMVWNEFKGFWDEAHNNWDVEAYTDLYNRVYDALKAVNPKIQVGGPYVPVDSHVSSANSSTVKGPWGSIDSRPLESIQYWLEHKKGADFIVVDASSATNDRGLVPDEFTALKKFSAVTAWLRERSGDLPVWWAEWYISPDNIDWDEQHRTAVQAAAMMEFARSGAATALYWNPQRREGDDCPGCLWSPARGDEMPMAGLISGFTRWFPAGAALVDVQTSDPRVQVLAVDKQMIMVNTAGAALKVQVDGRPFELRPYAVQWSDRGQ, encoded by the coding sequence GTGTTGGAGAACAGTGGCCGGCATGCTCGGCGTCGCTACATCCCCCGCGGGCCCGCGGCCATCGGGGCAGGCCTGATCGCGCTCGCCCTGGTGGCGGGGCTCCTGGCGGTCGCCGCCCGGCGCGGGCCCGAGCGCTCCGAGGGCGTGGCGGCCACCATCGTCGCCACCCCCCAGCCGCCGCCCACGCTGGAACCCCCGCCGGTGGTCGAGAGCTGGCCGCGCTGGGGCGTCACGCACACGCAGTACAGCGCCGACAACGAGACCGACGAGGTCAGGAGCCGGGCGGCCGACCTGTTCAGCCGGGTCCCCGTCCTGCAGAACCAGCACATCATGGGCTGGGGCGCGGGCAACCCCGAGCCCTCGCCCGGCAAGTACGACTTCCGCGACCTGGACCGCCGGGTCAAGCTGATGGCCGCCACCAAGGCCCAGCCGGTCCTCACCCTGTGCTGCGCGCCCGACTGGATGAAGGGCGGCGCGGAGGGCCGCACGAACTGGGGCAAGATCGAGGTCGCCCCCCAGCGGGAGCACTTCGACGACTTCGCCGCGCTGGCCGCCACCGTCGCCAAGCGCTACCCCACCGTCACCCACTACATGGTCTGGAACGAGTTCAAAGGCTTCTGGGACGAGGCGCACAACAACTGGGACGTCGAGGCGTACACCGACCTGTACAACCGCGTCTACGACGCGCTCAAGGCCGTGAACCCGAAGATCCAGGTGGGCGGCCCGTACGTCCCGGTGGACAGCCACGTCTCCAGCGCCAACTCCTCCACGGTCAAGGGACCGTGGGGCTCCATCGACAGCAGGCCGCTGGAGAGCATCCAGTACTGGCTGGAACACAAGAAGGGCGCCGACTTCATCGTCGTCGACGCCTCCTCGGCCACCAACGACCGCGGCCTGGTCCCCGACGAGTTCACCGCGCTGAAGAAGTTCTCCGCCGTGACCGCCTGGCTGCGGGAGAGGAGCGGCGACCTGCCCGTCTGGTGGGCCGAGTGGTACATCTCACCCGACAACATCGACTGGGACGAGCAGCACCGCACGGCCGTGCAGGCCGCGGCCATGATGGAGTTCGCCAGGAGCGGGGCCGCGACCGCCCTCTACTGGAACCCGCAGCGCCGCGAGGGGGACGACTGTCCCGGCTGCCTCTGGTCGCCCGCGCGCGGGGACGAGATGCCGATGGCGGGCCTGATCAGCGGGTTCACGCGCTGGTTCCCCGCGGGCGCCGCGCTGGTGGACGTCCAGACCTCCGACCCGCGCGTCCAGGTGCTCGCCGTGGACAAGCAGATGATCATGGTGAACACGGCCGGCGCGGCGCTGAAGGTCCAGGTCGACGGCCGCCCCTTCGAACTGCGGCCGTACGCGGTCCAGTGGAGCGACCGGGGGCAGTGA